GGCTCATCAGCGGCATTGTGGGCGCCGGCGGCAATGTGGGCGGCATGCTCTTCGGCTTCCTGTTCAAAAGCGATTCCATTACGTATGCAGAAGCCTTCCGCTACATTGGATTTACGGTAATCGCCGTTTCCTTTATTATCCTGTTTACCCGGTTTGCAAAACGCAGCACCACAACGGCCGCCGCCAGCCTGCAACCCGCCAGCGTTGCATAAAAAACAAAACAGTTCCTTTTATTTATGAGCATTCCAAAACCAGATCAGCATTTTACCGACAGTACAGCAAAAACCACCTGCTGTTACTGCGGCGTGGGCTGCGGCATTTCTGTACATAAAGATAAGCTGGGCAAACTGCAGGTAACCGGCGATGCCGATTACCCGGTAAATAAAGGCATGCTCTGCAGTAAAGGCATGAATCTGCATTACACCGTAAATGATCAAAGCGACCGGTTACTCTACCCGGAAATGCGATACAGCAAAAGCGGACCACGGGCAAGGGTTGCATGGGACAAAGCATTGGAACGGACCGCAGCCGTATTTAAAACCCTTATTGAAAAATACGGTCCCGACTCCGTCGCATTTTATGCATCAGGTCAATGCCTTACCGAAGAATACTATGTGGTAAACAAACTAATAAAAGGTTTTATTCGCAGCAATAACATCGACACCAACTCCCGGCTTTGCATGAGCAGTGCGGTGGTCGCTTACAAAATGAGCCTGGGAGAAGACAGCGTTCCGGCATGCTATGAAGACCTGGAACTTTCAGACGTGATTTTTGTAGCCGGCGCCAACCCCGCCTGGTGTCATCCGATCTTGTGGAGGCGGATAGAAGCAGCCAGACAACAGAACCCCAACCTCAAGATCATTGTCAGTGATCCACGCTATACCCAAACCTGCTCAATCGCCGATCTGCACCTGCAACTCAATCCCGGCACCGATATCACCCTGCACCATGCCATCGGAAGGGTTTTGATTGAGAACGGCTGCATCGACCACTCTTTTATAAAGGACCACACAGAAGGATTTGAACAATACAAAACAACCGTTTTTCAAAAAACCATTTCCGAAGCTGCAATACACTGCGGGATTTCCGAAGCAGCCATCCTGCAAACCGCGGAATACATCAGCAATGCAAAAGGGTTTATTACCCTATGGACAATGGGACTAAACCAAAGTGTGGTCGGTGTTCAGAAGAACCTCTCTCTTATCAATCTCAATCTTATCACCGGCCATATCGGGAAACCAGGCTCCGGCCCTTTATCTCTAACCGGCCAGCCCAATGCTATGGGCGGCAGGGAAGTAGGCGGATTGAGCAACCTGTTACCCGCCCACCGCAACTTAACCAACGAAACACACCGTAAAGAGGTGGAAGCATTCTGGGGCGTTGCACCGGGAACCATTTCTTCCAAACCTGGGCTTACCGCTACCGAAATGTTTGAAGCGCTGGAAGATGGGCGGCTGAAAGCCATCTGGATTTTATGCACCAATCCGCTCATTAGCCTGCCGGATGTGCGCAGGGCCGAAACCGCATTAAAAAAAGCAAAATTTGTAGTGGTGCAGGAAATCAGCAACAAGCCCGAAACCCTGAACTATGCCGATGTAGTGTTGCCGGCCGCCGCATGGACGGAGAAGGAAGGCACCATGACCAATGCCGAGCGCCGCATCAGTTATCTGCAAAAAATAACGGAGGCGCCTGGCGAAGCATTACCAGACGCCACCATTATTTGTCGCTTCGCACAAAAAATGGGATTTAAAGGCTTCGACTTTGAAAGTCCGGCTGACATCTTCGACGAACACGCCGCGTTAACCAGGGGCACCCATATCGACATCAGCAATCTTAGCTATGCGCTACTTCAGCAACGCAGAAGCATTCAATGGCCCTTCACCACAGCGCACCTTGATGCAGAAGACCCCAATATGCAATCGGGCACCCGGCGGTTGTTTGAGGATAAAAGATTTCACACTGCTTCACAACGCGCCATCATCCATGCGTTTGATGATCAAAACAGATCCGAACCACTCACGCCGGAACATCCGCTTATCTTAACCACGGGCCGCATACGTGACCAGTGGCACACTATGAGCAAAACAGGTAAGGTAAATAAGCTCAAACAGCATATCGCCGAGTCATTCCTGGAAATCCATCCGGCGGATGCGGCGGCACGCAATATAGGAGACAACGACCTGGTTGAAATCCAAAGCAGCCGCGGCACGGCGAGGGTAAAAGCCAAACCGACCCACACCATTAAACAGGGCGTTGTATTCATGCCTATGCATTGGGGAAAGATACTGAACAGCGACCTGACACGGGCTAACAACCTTACCAATAACCTGGTGGACCCCCACAGTAAAGAACCGGATTTTAAGTTCACAGCAGTACAGGTAGCACTATATAAAAAACCCGTACAAAAGATTCTTGTTATCGGCGCCGGGGCCGGGGCCTGCGGCTTTGTAAAAAGCTACAGGTCACTGAATACCGATGACAGCATTGAGGTATTCAGCAAAGAAAATACCCCTTTTTACAACCGGGTATTGCTCCCTGATTATATCACCGGCACACTGCAATGGAACGGGCTTATAAAAATGACAGCAGCCGAAGAATACAGCCACAACATCAAACTGCATCGTGGAGTAAGCATCACGCATATTGACCGGGACCTCAAAACCGTAACAGACAGCAATGGCCATATACACAACTATGATATCCTGATCCTTGCCACCGGCAGCAACCCGGCAATGCCAAAAGAGATACCAAAGATGAAGGGCATCTTTACGATGCGTAGCCGGCCGGATGCAGACGCTTTTAAAGCCTACATCCGGCAGCAAAAGGGCCGGGTAGTGATCGTAGGCGCCGGCCTGCTGGGCGTGGAACTGGCAGCGTCGCTCCGGGAGATGCACATCGACGTTGCCATCCTTAACCGATCGTCTCGGATGATGGACCGGCAGCTGGACGCCCTGGGCAGTCAGCTTTTATACGAGGAACTGACCGACAAGGGCATCGAAATATATTTCAATGACGCAACGGAACGCATCCTGGGCAACACTGCAGTAACCGGCATCCTCCTCAAAAGCGGGCGTACGCTTACCTGCACCGCCATTGTATTTGCGATTGGTACCACCCCTAATATTGAACTGGCGCGAATGGCCGGATTGGAATGCAAAAGAGGCGTCGTGGTTGATGAATACCTGCAAACCTCGGCTCCCGGCATTTTTGCCATTGGTGAAATCGCAGAATTCAAAGGCATGCTATATGGCATTACCGCTGCGGCGGAACAACAGGCCGAGATTGCAGCCCGCTATCTGAACGGAGACATCACCCGGTATTACAATGGCTCGCTATTAATGAACATTCTGAAAATGCACGGCACCGATCTCTGCTCCCTGGGGATGCCAGAATGTCCCAACGATCCCGCATATGAAGAAGTGGTTTTTATAGATAAAGCACAGCGCTATTATAAAAAATGCATCATCCACAACGATCGCCTGGTGGGCGCCATCCTCATTGGTGATAAGCAGGAATTTCTGGAATACCGCAACCTCATTGAAAACAAAATCGAACTCAGTGAAAAACGGCTACAGCTGCTACGTTCCGGAAAAGCGCCCGAGCCGGTAATCGGCAGGTTGATCTGCAGCTGTAACAACATAGGAGAAGGCAATCTGATAAATAAAATTAAAGAAGGCTGTACAGATCATTTACAACTGTGCCAGCTGACTGGTGCAGGAATGGGCTGTGGCAGCTGCAAACCGGAGGTCAAAACAGTTCTCGAACGAGCATTGGAAACGGCCTCAAAAGCAGTCAGCCTTTAAATACAGCACATATGAGCGAAAGAATCACTATAAAAATCAATTTTCCCGGAGGCATTATATCGCCGGGCGTATTGCATGAGATACTCGCGCAACTGGAAAACAATGGCACGGACCAGGTCCGTTTTGGATTACGGCAGCAACTGCTGATCAGCGGCCGGGCAGATGCGCTGCATCCGCTTAAGGCCTACCTGGAAACAACAAAGCTCGTTTACGAAACCGGCCAGGACGCATTTCCCAATATGGTTACCTCCTATCCTGCTGAAGAAATTTTCATCAATCACACCTGGCTAAGCGAAGGCGTATACAAGGACATCCTGGATGCGGTTGACTACACGCCGAAAGTAAAGATCAACATCTCCGACAGCAACCAGAGTTTCACCCCGCTGCTCACCGGCAATATCAATTGGGTGGCGGCCGTTGACACACCGCATTTCTGGCATCTTTTTATCCGGTTCCCAAAAACCAATATCATTTATGAGTGGGACCAAATGGTGTACACCAATGATATAGCTCAATGTTCCCGGGCTATCGAATCGCTTATATGGACACACCCGCACTTATTTTACGATCAGCCCGATGCCGATGGACGGCTCCTTTTCCGTTTACTGGGCAACAATGCTTATATCACTAAACCCGCGGCACAACCCGCCTTATTGCCCGATTTCAACCTCCCTTATTATGAAGGACTGCACAGGTACAACAATAAATACTGGCTGGGAGTGTACCGGAGAGATGAGTTGTTTTCCACCGCATTCCTGAAAGATCTCTGCCGGATCTGTTTGCAAACAAAGATCGGTCAGCTTTGCGCTACCCCCTGGAAGTCCATCATCGTAAAAGGGATCACAGAAAAAGACAAGCCCTTATGGAACGCGCTTTTGAATACACACACCATTAACATGCGGCATGCTGCCAATGAATTAAATTTCCAGGTAGAAGACAACAGCTCACCTGCCACCCGGCTAAAGCAATACCTGGTAAAAAAACTAAACACCCACGATACCAGAACCTTCGGCCTTTGCATCGGCATCAAAACCCGTAAAAAAAGTGAAATCTTCAGCAGCATCCTGGTAAAGCGCAAACCTTTCTTTCAGTTAGGCAACAAAGCCCTGTTTTACGTTTACGATATCCTTTGCGCCCACGCGTACAATCCCAACAAACGAACGGGTTTTATAGCCGGCAGCAACCTTCCAAAATTCATGCTTGTCAAATACCTCAACCGTTCATTAAAAGACTTTTACACCCGGATGGCCGATCCAAACCAGCTTCCTGCTGAAAGTGCCTCCCTGCCTGTGCCTGAAATAGCGGCTCCAGAAGACACCTGCGTGCATCAATGCCCGCATTGCCTTACCATTTACGATCCCTGCATCGGAGAGCCCGAACATTGTATTCCTTCCGGCACAGCATTCGCTGAACTGCCCTCTGCCTATACCTGCCCCCTATGCGATACCGGAAAAGATCAGTTTATAAAAATTGAAAAAACAAGCCTGGGGTTACAAACGGTTTAGCCGGCAGGTTTTCACCGTTTT
The sequence above is a segment of the Niabella agricola genome. Coding sequences within it:
- a CDS encoding nitrate reductase, which produces MSIPKPDQHFTDSTAKTTCCYCGVGCGISVHKDKLGKLQVTGDADYPVNKGMLCSKGMNLHYTVNDQSDRLLYPEMRYSKSGPRARVAWDKALERTAAVFKTLIEKYGPDSVAFYASGQCLTEEYYVVNKLIKGFIRSNNIDTNSRLCMSSAVVAYKMSLGEDSVPACYEDLELSDVIFVAGANPAWCHPILWRRIEAARQQNPNLKIIVSDPRYTQTCSIADLHLQLNPGTDITLHHAIGRVLIENGCIDHSFIKDHTEGFEQYKTTVFQKTISEAAIHCGISEAAILQTAEYISNAKGFITLWTMGLNQSVVGVQKNLSLINLNLITGHIGKPGSGPLSLTGQPNAMGGREVGGLSNLLPAHRNLTNETHRKEVEAFWGVAPGTISSKPGLTATEMFEALEDGRLKAIWILCTNPLISLPDVRRAETALKKAKFVVVQEISNKPETLNYADVVLPAAAWTEKEGTMTNAERRISYLQKITEAPGEALPDATIICRFAQKMGFKGFDFESPADIFDEHAALTRGTHIDISNLSYALLQQRRSIQWPFTTAHLDAEDPNMQSGTRRLFEDKRFHTASQRAIIHAFDDQNRSEPLTPEHPLILTTGRIRDQWHTMSKTGKVNKLKQHIAESFLEIHPADAAARNIGDNDLVEIQSSRGTARVKAKPTHTIKQGVVFMPMHWGKILNSDLTRANNLTNNLVDPHSKEPDFKFTAVQVALYKKPVQKILVIGAGAGACGFVKSYRSLNTDDSIEVFSKENTPFYNRVLLPDYITGTLQWNGLIKMTAAEEYSHNIKLHRGVSITHIDRDLKTVTDSNGHIHNYDILILATGSNPAMPKEIPKMKGIFTMRSRPDADAFKAYIRQQKGRVVIVGAGLLGVELAASLREMHIDVAILNRSSRMMDRQLDALGSQLLYEELTDKGIEIYFNDATERILGNTAVTGILLKSGRTLTCTAIVFAIGTTPNIELARMAGLECKRGVVVDEYLQTSAPGIFAIGEIAEFKGMLYGITAAAEQQAEIAARYLNGDITRYYNGSLLMNILKMHGTDLCSLGMPECPNDPAYEEVVFIDKAQRYYKKCIIHNDRLVGAILIGDKQEFLEYRNLIENKIELSEKRLQLLRSGKAPEPVIGRLICSCNNIGEGNLINKIKEGCTDHLQLCQLTGAGMGCGSCKPEVKTVLERALETASKAVSL
- a CDS encoding rubredoxin, with product MSERITIKINFPGGIISPGVLHEILAQLENNGTDQVRFGLRQQLLISGRADALHPLKAYLETTKLVYETGQDAFPNMVTSYPAEEIFINHTWLSEGVYKDILDAVDYTPKVKINISDSNQSFTPLLTGNINWVAAVDTPHFWHLFIRFPKTNIIYEWDQMVYTNDIAQCSRAIESLIWTHPHLFYDQPDADGRLLFRLLGNNAYITKPAAQPALLPDFNLPYYEGLHRYNNKYWLGVYRRDELFSTAFLKDLCRICLQTKIGQLCATPWKSIIVKGITEKDKPLWNALLNTHTINMRHAANELNFQVEDNSSPATRLKQYLVKKLNTHDTRTFGLCIGIKTRKKSEIFSSILVKRKPFFQLGNKALFYVYDILCAHAYNPNKRTGFIAGSNLPKFMLVKYLNRSLKDFYTRMADPNQLPAESASLPVPEIAAPEDTCVHQCPHCLTIYDPCIGEPEHCIPSGTAFAELPSAYTCPLCDTGKDQFIKIEKTSLGLQTV